GTTCATGGTTGCATCTATTTCAAAGAATATTGAAATTTTGAAGCAGAGAATAAAAAATGCTGCCTTAAAATCTGGCAGAAATCCTTCCGATATTAAATTGGTTGTCGTGACCAAAACCCATCCCTCAAATCTTGTCGATATAGCATTAAGATCAGGGATTAAATTTATCGGAGAAAATCGGATACAGGAAGCGGAAGAAAAAATCCCTCTACTCATAGAAAAATTTGAAGAATTCCATTTTATAGGACATCTGCAATCCAATAAAATTCCCAGATTAATAAAGTTGAATCCGGTTTTGATCCATTCAATAGATAAATTCTCTACTGCAGAAAAACTGAATGATCTTCTAATTCAAATAAATCAAAAACAAGATGTTCTTATCCAAGTTAATACTTCTTTTGAAGAAAGTAAATTCGGGATTGAACCGAACCTGGCGATAAATTTTATCCAGGATGTTTCGGAATTATCAAACCTGAATATTAAAGGTTTGATGACGATCGGAAAATTCACGAATGATGAAAATGAAATCCGGAATTGTTTCAGAACTCTGAAAAAACTATTTGATGAAATTAAACTCCGGAAGATAAAAAGTGTAGAAATGAAATATCTTTCCATGGGCATGACCAATGACTTTGAGATCGCAATCGAAGAAGGAGCAAATATTGTTCGCATTGGCAGTGCAATTTTCGGGGAGAGGAAATATTGAAATTTCATTCCGGGGATTTCTTTCACTTCTTTCTTTCGAGGGATCTGTAGCGAAAAGTTAACTTTAATTATATAATTATATAAGCTGGAGATTCTTCGTAAGTAAGTTCATGGTTGAGAATCCAGAATGACAAATTAATTTTATTCTGAACTACATTCCGAATTAACTTGTTATGAAGTCCAGTCGTCAGTCTAATTACTTCTCCTTTTCCAGTTAGGAGAGGACGGGGTGAGGTAAAAAGGAGGTTTAATGCAGGTATTAGTTTTTGCAGCGTTACTTTTTGTTTCATATTTGATCGGATGTTTTTCAACTGCCCGTTTATTTGCTAAATCATTCAGAAGTTTGAATATTTATAAAGTCGGTACCGGTCATCCTGATACGCAGAATATTTTTTGTAATATCAGCAAACCGTTAGGAATTCTTTCCGGTATTGTTGATTTCAGTAAGATGTTCATATATTTGTATTTACTTCATTATCTTCTGACAAAATTCTATCCATGCATTTCTACACAAACCCATCTTCTGGTTTTAGGATTTTTAATGGTTATTGGGCACTGTTTTCCTCTCACAAACAGATTCAAAGGTGGAAGAGGTATCTTTACTTATCTTGGTTACATAACTTTTTTCTTTTATTTTTATTATACGATCTGGCCTATGATCGGAGTTGCCTTGCTTGCCCTTTTGATCATAGTTTTTTTCAAGCAGATCCGCTTTGCCCAATACATGATAGTTTTGCTGCCACCCTTTATCAGTTTCTTCCTGAAAGGATTACCGGATGAACCTAATTTTCCTGCTAAAATGTTTTTTTCCGCAATTTTGATGGGAATTATCAATTTCTTTGTTTCCAAAAGGTTAGGAGAGATTTAATGAAGATCGTTCCTGTTCAAACAAAAAAGCAGATAAGGAATTTCATCAGATTTCCATTTGAACTTTATAAAGATGATCCATATTGGGTTGCTCCTTTGATCATAGAACAGAAGAAATTCTTTGATCCTGATAAAAATCCTTATTTTGAACATTCGGAAGTTCAGTTGTTTCTTGCTATGAATGACAATAAAATAGTCGGTAGGATTTCTGCTCATTCAAATACCCGTCACAATAAATTTCATCATGATAAAATCGGTTTTTTTGGCTTTTTTGAAGCAATAAATGACCAGGAAATTGCTAATATTCTTTTTTCCGCAGCTGAAAATTGGTTGAAAGAAAAAGGATTCGACACCATGCGAGGTCCCATGAATTTTTCCGTAAATGACGAATGTGCTCTTTTGATCGAACCTTTTGATTCTTCCCCCATGGTTATGATGTCCTATAATCCGGAATATTACAAATCTCTATATGAAAATTACGGTTTGCAGAAAGCGATGGATATTTTTGCTTATTATATTAAAGTTCAGAAACCTCCGGAGAGATTAGTAAAACTTGCTGCGAAAATTCAGAAAAGAGGAAAGTTTACGGTTCGTTCTTTAACCACTAAAAATAAGAAAAAATTGAAGGATGACATCGCTCTTGTTTTCAGAATTTACGAAGAAGCCTGGAAAGATAACTGGGGTTATGTTCCTACGACTGAAAAGGAATTTGATCTGCTGGTTGATAATATACTGCCGATTTTAAGACCGGAATTTGTTTTTATTGCCGAGATCAAGGGGAAAGCAGTTGGATTTTCCGTTACTTTACCGGATTATAATTTTATTCTGA
This portion of the Candidatus Cloacimonadota bacterium genome encodes:
- a CDS encoding YggS family pyridoxal phosphate-dependent enzyme — encoded protein: MVASISKNIEILKQRIKNAALKSGRNPSDIKLVVVTKTHPSNLVDIALRSGIKFIGENRIQEAEEKIPLLIEKFEEFHFIGHLQSNKIPRLIKLNPVLIHSIDKFSTAEKLNDLLIQINQKQDVLIQVNTSFEESKFGIEPNLAINFIQDVSELSNLNIKGLMTIGKFTNDENEIRNCFRTLKKLFDEIKLRKIKSVEMKYLSMGMTNDFEIAIEEGANIVRIGSAIFGERKY
- a CDS encoding glycerol-3-phosphate acyltransferase — encoded protein: MQVLVFAALLFVSYLIGCFSTARLFAKSFRSLNIYKVGTGHPDTQNIFCNISKPLGILSGIVDFSKMFIYLYLLHYLLTKFYPCISTQTHLLVLGFLMVIGHCFPLTNRFKGGRGIFTYLGYITFFFYFYYTIWPMIGVALLALLIIVFFKQIRFAQYMIVLLPPFISFFLKGLPDEPNFPAKMFFSAILMGIINFFVSKRLGEI
- a CDS encoding GNAT family N-acetyltransferase, which translates into the protein MKIVPVQTKKQIRNFIRFPFELYKDDPYWVAPLIIEQKKFFDPDKNPYFEHSEVQLFLAMNDNKIVGRISAHSNTRHNKFHHDKIGFFGFFEAINDQEIANILFSAAENWLKEKGFDTMRGPMNFSVNDECALLIEPFDSSPMVMMSYNPEYYKSLYENYGLQKAMDIFAYYIKVQKPPERLVKLAAKIQKRGKFTVRSLTTKNKKKLKDDIALVFRIYEEAWKDNWGYVPTTEKEFDLLVDNILPILRPEFVFIAEIKGKAVGFSVTLPDYNFILKKLKGKILPFGWLKFLLLKNKIPGLRVPIMGVLDEYKNRGIDVVFYYHSFKTAYEHKNPYRDAEFSWVLETNNMMNKISSSLTAKIYKTYRIFDKKI